A section of the Clostridium sp. TW13 genome encodes:
- a CDS encoding Crp/Fnr family transcriptional regulator, producing the protein MSIKCGNCCDGCRGGLCASKVPIFENLNDEELVEIVDTINHKEFSKGDKIFSEGNIGNTLYFINQGQIKLYKYTKDGKEQILHVLSDGDFFGELDLINASKYTFNAKAIVDSKICTLTKDEMKNIIMKNPEIAMKVLETMGERLAKVENLVQNLATNDVDSRMAYLLIDLIEKYGELLEKNISIELPLSREEMANYIGVTRETISRKLKKFEDEKLIKIIGTKKIVILDEEGLRDYI; encoded by the coding sequence ATGAGCATAAAATGTGGAAACTGTTGTGATGGCTGCAGAGGAGGGCTTTGTGCCAGTAAAGTACCTATATTTGAAAATCTTAATGATGAAGAATTAGTGGAAATAGTAGACACCATCAATCATAAGGAATTTTCTAAAGGTGACAAAATTTTTTCAGAAGGAAATATAGGAAATACACTTTACTTCATAAATCAAGGACAAATAAAGCTATATAAATACACAAAAGACGGAAAGGAACAGATACTTCATGTACTTTCTGATGGAGACTTTTTTGGAGAGTTAGATCTAATAAATGCTTCAAAGTATACTTTTAATGCTAAAGCAATAGTTGATTCCAAGATATGTACTCTTACAAAAGATGAAATGAAAAATATAATAATGAAAAATCCAGAAATAGCAATGAAGGTATTGGAAACTATGGGAGAAAGATTGGCAAAGGTAGAGAACTTGGTTCAAAATCTAGCAACCAATGATGTTGATTCAAGAATGGCATATTTATTAATAGATTTAATTGAGAAATATGGCGAGCTATTAGAAAAGAATATATCTATAGAATTGCCACTATCCAGAGAAGAAATGGCCAACTACATAGGAGTCACAAGAGAAACTATAAGTAGAAAGTTAAAGAAGTTTGAAGATGAAAAGCTTATAAAGATTATTGGCACTAAAAAGATAGTAATTTTAGATGAAGAAGGATTGAGAGATTATATTTAA
- a CDS encoding DUF438 domain-containing protein → MNNNKIEKLTDVLERLNNEGVTENLRKEALNIVSNINPIELSIAEQNLIEKGMNPHDLRHLCDIHMEVLKGELDKIKTKVEPGHVMHTFIAEHDRILEFLTELEEINARIQKLGGYNSDAMEFEELLTVINNILDAENHHQREEQVLFAEMEDREITGPTRIMRMEHDDLRAKKKLLKQLAEQVQQLDFNEFKVQVDETAKYIIFNLRDHIFKENYILYPTAIEAISDKEVWDDMKKRCDEIGYCGFTPETK, encoded by the coding sequence ATGAATAACAATAAGATAGAAAAATTAACTGATGTTTTAGAAAGATTAAACAATGAAGGCGTGACAGAAAATCTAAGAAAAGAAGCTTTAAATATTGTTTCTAATATAAATCCAATTGAACTATCAATTGCAGAACAAAATTTAATAGAAAAAGGAATGAATCCCCATGATTTAAGACATCTTTGTGATATTCATATGGAAGTTCTAAAAGGTGAACTTGATAAGATAAAAACAAAGGTTGAGCCGGGTCATGTTATGCATACTTTTATTGCTGAACATGATAGGATACTTGAGTTTTTAACTGAGCTTGAAGAAATAAATGCTAGAATTCAAAAGCTAGGAGGTTATAACAGTGATGCTATGGAATTTGAAGAATTGCTGACTGTTATCAACAACATATTAGATGCAGAAAATCACCATCAAAGAGAAGAACAGGTATTGTTTGCAGAGATGGAGGATAGAGAAATCACAGGTCCGACAAGAATTATGAGAATGGAACATGATGATTTAAGAGCAAAGAAAAAACTATTAAAACAATTAGCAGAGCAAGTTCAACAATTAGATTTTAATGAATTTAAGGTGCAAGTAGATGAGACAGCAAAATACATTATCTTCAATTTAAGGGATCACATATTTAAAGAAAATTATATTTTATATCCTACTGCTATAGAAGCTATTAGTGATAAAGAAGTATGGGATGATATGAAAAAAAGATGTGATGAAATAGGATACTGTGGATTTACCCCTGAAACAAAATAA
- the ygiD gene encoding 4,5-DOPA dioxygenase extradiol: MESNENKFGLLEKMPVLFVGHGSPMNAIEDNMYSMNWEKVARKIPKPKAILSISAHWYTNGTRMTDAKHPKMVYDMYGFPDELYQIVYKSDGAPELAHLTGKLISRDVKIDNSWGYDHGTWSILNRMYPEADIPVYQLSIDSTADAEVCFQIGKQISSLREKGVLILASGNVVHNLSAINWDMDGGYDWAEEFDNYIKDKIVSRQFQDIINYRNAGKSASLAVPTPDHFYPLVYILGTLTDNDKVEIFNDCCELGSLSMTSYLFN, from the coding sequence ATGGAAAGCAATGAAAACAAATTTGGTTTGCTAGAAAAAATGCCAGTGTTATTTGTAGGGCATGGTTCCCCTATGAATGCAATTGAAGATAATATGTATTCTATGAATTGGGAGAAAGTTGCACGTAAGATTCCAAAGCCTAAAGCAATACTTTCAATTTCAGCGCATTGGTATACTAATGGCACCAGAATGACAGATGCAAAGCATCCTAAAATGGTTTATGATATGTATGGATTTCCTGATGAATTATACCAGATAGTGTATAAATCAGATGGAGCACCAGAGTTAGCTCATCTTACAGGAAAATTAATTAGTAGAGATGTTAAAATAGACAATAGTTGGGGATACGACCATGGTACTTGGTCAATACTTAATAGAATGTATCCCGAAGCAGATATTCCAGTGTATCAACTTAGTATAGATAGCACTGCTGATGCTGAGGTTTGTTTTCAGATAGGAAAACAGATAAGCAGTTTAAGAGAAAAAGGAGTATTGATATTGGCTAGTGGGAATGTTGTTCATAACCTTTCTGCAATTAATTGGGATATGGATGGTGGCTATGATTGGGCAGAAGAATTTGATAATTATATCAAAGATAAAATAGTTAGTAGACAGTTTCAGGATATTATTAACTATAGAAATGCAGGAAAGAGTGCAAGTTTAGCTGTACCTACGCCAGATCATTTCTATCCACTAGTTTATATATTAGGAACATTAACAGATAATGATAAAGTTGAAATATTTAATGATTGCTGTGAACTAGGATCATTATCAATGACAAGTTACTTATTTAATTAA
- a CDS encoding (2Fe-2S)-binding protein has protein sequence MQKISGKTIIILNVNGEEKEVAVKPSDILLNTLRNELGLTGAKPGCENGDCGSCTVLVDGWPIKSCLMLTVEAIGKKILTVEGLEDAPTQMAFVHNWSFQCGYCTSGFIMVCHALSKIHPDANDHIIEEWLQSNICRCTGYEEIRDAIKSVLANNLISK, from the coding sequence ATGCAAAAAATCTCAGGCAAAACAATAATAATTTTAAATGTAAATGGAGAAGAAAAAGAAGTTGCAGTAAAGCCCTCTGATATTTTGTTGAATACACTTCGAAACGAATTGGGACTTACAGGAGCTAAGCCAGGTTGTGAAAATGGAGATTGTGGTTCGTGCACAGTGCTTGTGGATGGCTGGCCAATAAAATCTTGTTTGATGTTAACGGTTGAAGCAATAGGAAAAAAAATATTAACTGTAGAGGGCTTGGAGGATGCACCAACTCAAATGGCTTTTGTACATAATTGGAGTTTTCAATGTGGCTATTGCACATCAGGATTTATAATGGTTTGTCATGCTTTATCTAAAATTCATCCAGATGCAAATGATCATATTATAGAAGAATGGTTACAATCTAATATTTGCAGATGTACTGGATATGAGGAGATAAGAGATGCCATAAAATCAGTGCTAGCTAATAATTTAATCTCAAAATAA
- the hcp gene encoding hydroxylamine reductase: protein MSMFCYQCQETAGCAGCTVKGVCGKDEHVAKAQDLLIYVTKGLAIVSHEGRKVGVTDSKVDKFIVENLFTTITNANFDRDSILDRVKETLNIREALKVKVINAGGQVGDVKVNGGFFKKIFGMQTTEMIMPDAATWTADNTIEFDKKAEKVGVLATENEDIRSLRELITYGLKGMSAYMKHAMNLGYDNEEVHAFMAKALAATLDDSLTADNLVALALEAGKFGVDGMALLDKANTESYGHPEITTVDIGVRTNPGILISGHDLRDLEMLLEQTEGTGVDVYTHGEMLAGQYYPKFKKYKHFAGNYGNAWWKQKEEFEKFNGPILMTTNCIVIPKDSYKSRLFTTGATGMPGCEHIEAKADGTKDFSKIIAKAKKCSAPTEIEKGQIVGGFAHNQVLALADKVVDAVKTGAIKRFFVMAGCDGRAKSRDYYTDFAKALPQDTVILTAGCAKYKYNKLNLGDIGGIPRVLDAGQCNDSYSLVVIALKLQEVFGLDDVNKLPISYNIAWYEQKAVIVLLSLLYLGVKNIHLGPTLPAFLSPNVAKVLVDNFGIGGITNVEADMKMFLEA from the coding sequence ATGTCAATGTTTTGTTATCAATGTCAAGAGACTGCTGGATGTGCTGGATGTACTGTAAAAGGTGTATGTGGTAAAGATGAACATGTAGCGAAGGCTCAAGATTTATTAATATATGTAACTAAAGGATTAGCTATAGTAAGCCATGAAGGAAGAAAAGTTGGTGTTACTGACAGCAAAGTTGATAAATTTATAGTAGAAAATCTATTTACAACAATTACAAATGCTAATTTTGATAGAGATTCTATATTAGATAGAGTAAAAGAAACTTTAAATATAAGAGAAGCATTAAAGGTTAAAGTTATTAATGCTGGTGGACAAGTTGGAGATGTTAAAGTAAATGGTGGTTTCTTTAAGAAAATCTTCGGTATGCAAACTACTGAAATGATAATGCCAGATGCAGCAACTTGGACTGCTGACAATACAATAGAATTCGATAAAAAAGCTGAAAAAGTTGGAGTACTTGCAACTGAAAATGAAGATATAAGAAGTTTGAGAGAACTTATCACTTATGGATTAAAGGGAATGTCTGCTTATATGAAGCATGCTATGAACTTAGGTTATGACAACGAGGAAGTTCATGCCTTTATGGCAAAAGCTTTAGCTGCAACTTTAGATGATAGTTTAACAGCTGATAACCTGGTTGCTTTAGCATTAGAAGCAGGTAAGTTTGGTGTAGATGGTATGGCATTACTTGATAAGGCTAATACTGAAAGTTACGGACACCCTGAAATAACAACTGTTGATATTGGTGTTAGAACTAACCCAGGAATATTAATTTCAGGACATGATTTAAGAGACTTAGAAATGCTATTAGAGCAAACAGAAGGTACAGGAGTAGATGTATATACTCATGGTGAAATGCTTGCAGGACAATACTATCCAAAGTTTAAGAAGTACAAACATTTTGCAGGAAACTATGGTAATGCATGGTGGAAGCAAAAAGAAGAATTTGAAAAATTCAATGGACCAATTCTTATGACTACAAATTGTATAGTAATTCCAAAGGATTCTTATAAGAGTAGACTATTCACAACAGGGGCTACAGGAATGCCAGGCTGTGAACATATAGAAGCTAAAGCTGATGGAACTAAGGATTTCTCTAAGATAATTGCTAAGGCTAAGAAGTGTAGTGCTCCTACAGAAATAGAAAAGGGACAAATAGTTGGTGGTTTTGCTCATAATCAAGTTCTAGCATTAGCTGACAAGGTTGTAGATGCTGTTAAGACTGGCGCTATAAAGAGATTCTTTGTAATGGCTGGTTGTGACGGAAGAGCTAAATCAAGAGATTACTATACTGATTTTGCAAAAGCTTTACCACAAGATACAGTTATATTAACTGCAGGTTGTGCAAAATATAAATACAATAAGTTAAACCTAGGTGACATTGGAGGAATTCCAAGAGTATTAGATGCAGGACAATGTAATGATTCATATTCATTAGTTGTGATAGCTTTAAAACTTCAAGAAGTATTTGGTTTAGATGATGTTAATAAGTTACCTATATCATATAACATAGCATGGTACGAACAAAAAGCTGTAATAGTATTATTATCACTATTATACTTAGGAGTTAAGAACATTCACTTAGGACCAACACTTCCAGCATTCTTATCACCAAACGTTGCAAAAGTGTTAGTTGACAACTTTGGCATTGGTGGAATCACTAATGTTGAAGCTGATATGAAGATGTTCTTAGAAGCTTAA
- a CDS encoding protease inhibitor I42 family protein, with the protein MPSLTIRGVVSRSFNYTVVMYSSVLGTFVVTPTEGAFSNETIGVTVEHSTLVNGIPAKNARLENILAEGAKVEVVLTDSPVEIKPEGWTAVAKYSATAASINIQSKVSIKNSTSCVKNTAAANFLLTKEDVTVKPAEYYSVVIQSQESTGYYWHMSDFMDDNVQFLKREVVPYNELLGSPGITIFMFKAVDFKCKHTITFNLVSPAKKVVDEILIRVTVTD; encoded by the coding sequence ATGCCTAGTTTGACTATACGTGGAGTAGTAAGCAGATCTTTCAATTACACAGTAGTTATGTACAGTTCCGTACTAGGGACTTTTGTCGTCACACCAACTGAGGGAGCATTTAGTAACGAAACAATTGGTGTTACAGTCGAACATAGCACTTTGGTAAATGGTATACCAGCAAAAAATGCGCGACTTGAAAATATTTTAGCTGAAGGAGCTAAAGTAGAAGTTGTGTTAACAGATTCGCCAGTAGAAATTAAGCCTGAGGGATGGACTGCAGTTGCTAAATATTCGGCAACTGCTGCTTCGATTAATATCCAATCTAAAGTCAGCATAAAAAACAGTACATCTTGCGTAAAAAATACCGCAGCAGCTAATTTTCTATTAACAAAAGAAGATGTAACAGTAAAACCTGCTGAATATTATTCAGTTGTAATTCAAAGTCAAGAGTCTACAGGCTATTATTGGCATATGAGTGACTTCATGGATGATAATGTACAATTCCTAAAAAGAGAAGTAGTTCCATATAATGAGCTTTTAGGGTCCCCAGGAATAACCATATTCATGTTTAAAGCTGTCGACTTCAAATGTAAGCATACAATAACTTTTAATTTGGTATCTCCAGCCAAAAAAGTAGTTGATGAAATTCTAATTCGTGTAACTGTCACAGATTAA
- a CDS encoding nucleoside-triphosphatase gives MINIITGSIDSGKTTNFIELVKIIGSGDGFISRKVYIDDCYIGQEIIQLSTGKGKLWSVIGKKPDEWNEAFNYYNYSFSKEGLDFAESIIVSILQSTKQPIFIDEIGPLELEEKGFHRLFSWCLNSEKEMYVVIREGCIKDVINKYNIKSYTIRRIIDGQTYL, from the coding sequence ATGATAAATATAATTACTGGAAGTATTGATTCAGGTAAAACCACTAATTTTATAGAGCTTGTTAAGATTATAGGCAGCGGAGATGGCTTTATCAGTAGAAAGGTGTATATTGACGATTGTTACATTGGACAAGAAATTATTCAATTGTCCACAGGAAAAGGTAAGTTGTGGTCAGTCATAGGAAAAAAGCCCGATGAATGGAATGAAGCATTTAATTATTATAATTATAGTTTTTCAAAAGAGGGATTAGATTTTGCGGAAAGTATAATAGTTTCTATACTCCAATCAACTAAGCAGCCTATATTTATTGATGAAATTGGACCGTTAGAACTTGAAGAAAAGGGATTTCATAGATTATTTAGTTGGTGCTTGAATTCAGAAAAAGAAATGTATGTTGTAATTAGAGAAGGTTGCATTAAAGATGTTATTAACAAGTATAATATAAAGAGTTACACAATAAGGAGAATTATAGATGGACAAACCTATCTATAG
- a CDS encoding nucleotidyltransferase family protein: protein MNIEGIVLAAGLSSRMKKYKMSLMIGNKTVIERCIESMYDVCSRIIVVGGYNYDLISEILKPYRKVKVILNSNYMEGMFSSVKTGLKQVTSERFLLIPGDYAVINKSTYGQIIQSESDIVSPTYRGENGHPILIKSTYIDDILYNKSYESLRNFIEVHKVTSVMVEDQGILMDIDNIEDYNKVKQYFYSQL, encoded by the coding sequence ATGAATATTGAAGGAATAGTGCTTGCAGCAGGATTATCAAGTAGAATGAAGAAATATAAGATGTCTTTAATGATAGGAAATAAGACTGTAATTGAAAGATGTATAGAATCCATGTATGATGTATGCTCACGAATTATAGTAGTTGGTGGTTACAACTATGATTTGATATCAGAAATATTAAAGCCATATAGAAAAGTAAAAGTAATTTTGAACTCTAACTATATGGAAGGGATGTTCAGTTCAGTAAAGACAGGACTAAAGCAAGTCACATCTGAACGCTTTTTGCTTATTCCAGGAGATTATGCTGTGATTAATAAAAGTACATACGGGCAAATTATACAATCTGAAAGTGATATAGTAAGCCCTACTTATAGGGGGGAGAATGGGCATCCTATACTTATTAAAAGCACTTACATAGATGATATTTTATATAATAAAAGTTATGAATCCTTAAGGAATTTTATAGAAGTACATAAGGTTACAAGTGTTATGGTAGAAGATCAAGGTATACTTATGGATATAGATAATATAGAGGATTATAATAAAGTAAAGCAGTATTTTTATTCACAGCTGTAA
- a CDS encoding FAD binding domain-containing protein encodes MIPFDFDYYKPETIKEAVQLFIELSYKGKQPLYYGGGTEIISMARACNVYTEAIIDIKGISECNIQEIRNNKLILGSTVTLTQIAEANLFPLLSLAVQRIADHTIQDKITLGGNIAGTIIYKEAVLPLLVANSQVVIATSNGTKQVPLKEVFHKKIRLNGGEFIVNFIVDEKFLSLPYLHVKRTKSDKIDYPLITLAALKDEKKINIAFSGVCDYPFRSALIEEYLIESSLPYKERINKIVESLHDSILSNLAGSADFRKFMLQKMLMEVIEKLEG; translated from the coding sequence ATGATACCCTTTGATTTTGATTACTATAAACCAGAAACAATTAAAGAAGCTGTTCAATTATTTATTGAATTAAGTTACAAGGGAAAGCAGCCGTTATACTATGGTGGAGGTACTGAAATAATAAGCATGGCGAGAGCCTGTAATGTGTACACTGAAGCTATAATTGATATAAAAGGAATTTCAGAATGCAACATTCAAGAAATAAGGAATAATAAATTGATTTTAGGTTCAACTGTTACTCTTACACAAATTGCTGAAGCAAATTTATTTCCCTTGCTTTCATTAGCTGTACAAAGAATAGCAGATCATACTATACAAGATAAAATAACTCTTGGAGGAAATATAGCAGGTACAATTATTTATAAGGAAGCAGTTCTACCTCTTCTAGTTGCTAATAGTCAAGTAGTTATTGCAACTTCAAATGGTACTAAGCAGGTTCCACTGAAAGAAGTATTTCATAAAAAAATAAGGCTTAATGGCGGAGAATTTATAGTTAACTTCATAGTGGATGAAAAATTTTTATCTCTACCTTATTTGCACGTTAAAAGAACAAAGAGTGATAAGATTGATTATCCATTAATTACTCTTGCAGCATTAAAAGATGAAAAGAAAATAAATATAGCTTTTAGTGGGGTATGTGACTATCCTTTTAGATCCGCACTAATTGAGGAGTATTTAATTGAATCAAGCTTGCCATATAAAGAGAGAATAAACAAAATAGTAGAGAGTCTTCATGATTCCATATTGAGTAATTTAGCTGGGTCTGCTGATTTTAGAAAATTTATGCTGCAAAAAATGCTTATGGAAGTTATAGAAAAGTTGGAGGGATAG
- a CDS encoding SagB/ThcOx family dehydrogenase, protein MKRYEEHRNFLKSNFDEFKNIKTDKMKGVPQPTGFKNYDLSSDIIELPKVHKEIVKKLNIYDCINDRRSTRFYAEESMSLEELSYLLWATQGIAGNNKAGLTLRTVPCSGATHSFETYLFILSVEGVQSGVYRYLPFEHKLLSMYKLDEIGNKIDEITLDQPFVPNFAKKAAVIFAWSTTPYRSEWKFDVTAHKKILIDIGHVCQNLYLASESIKAGTCAIGIYDQKKIDELLELDGDDEFVIYLAAVGKKKE, encoded by the coding sequence ATGAAAAGATATGAAGAACATAGAAATTTTTTAAAATCTAATTTTGATGAGTTTAAAAACATAAAAACTGATAAAATGAAAGGTGTACCTCAGCCAACTGGTTTTAAGAATTATGATTTATCATCAGATATTATTGAGCTGCCTAAAGTACATAAAGAAATTGTGAAGAAACTAAACATTTATGATTGTATAAATGATAGAAGAAGTACAAGATTTTATGCAGAAGAATCAATGAGTTTAGAGGAGTTATCATATTTACTATGGGCAACTCAGGGGATTGCAGGAAATAATAAAGCTGGACTTACACTTAGAACAGTTCCATGCAGTGGTGCAACACATTCTTTTGAAACTTATTTATTTATTTTAAGTGTAGAAGGAGTACAAAGTGGAGTGTATAGATATCTTCCATTTGAACATAAACTTTTGTCCATGTATAAATTAGATGAAATAGGTAATAAAATAGATGAAATCACTTTAGATCAGCCTTTCGTACCTAATTTTGCAAAGAAAGCAGCTGTGATATTTGCATGGAGTACAACACCATATCGTTCAGAGTGGAAATTTGATGTTACAGCACATAAGAAAATTTTAATAGATATTGGGCATGTATGCCAAAATCTTTACTTAGCTAGTGAATCTATTAAAGCGGGAACTTGTGCAATAGGCATATATGATCAAAAAAAGATAGATGAACTTTTGGAGCTAGATGGCGATGATGAATTCGTTATATATCTAGCAGCTGTTGGGAAAAAGAAAGAGTAA